CACGACGAGGATCCGATCCGATGAAACTCTCCGTACTCGTGCCGACCTACCGGCGTCCCACCGACCTCGCGCGCTGCCTGATCGCGCTGCAGCGGCAGCGCCGCGCGCCCGACGAGGTGATCGTCGTGGCGCGAGCCGACGACACCGCGACCCACGACTGTCTGGCCGATCCCGCGGTGCGCGGCGCGCTGCCGCTCACGGTCGCCCCGATCGAGGTGCCGGGCCAGGTGGCCGCGCTCAATCGCGGCCTGGAACGCGCCGCCGGCGACGTGCTGGCGATCACCGACGACGACGCCGCGCCGCGCCCCGACTGGCTCGAACGGATCGCCGCCGCGTTCGCCGCCGACGCGCGGCTCGGCGCGCTGGGCGGCCGCGACTGGGTGCACGAGCGCGGCCGCGTGATCGACGACACGCGGCCGGTGGTGGGCCGCGTCACGCTGTCGGGCAAGCTGGTCGGCAACCATCACCTGGGCACCGGCGGCGCGCGCGAGGTGGACATGCTGAAGGGCGCGAACATGATCTACCGGCGCGCCGCGATCGACGGGCTGCGCTTCGACACGCGGCTGCGCGGCGCCGGCGCGCAGACCCACAACGACATGGCATTCAGCATGGCCGTGAAGCGGCGCGGCTGGAAGCTCGTCTACGACCCGGCGGTGGCGGTCGACCATTACCCGGCCGAGCGTTTCGACGAGGACCGGCGCGACGCCGCCTCGCGCAACGCGATCGTCAACGCGGCCTACAACCTGCACCTGACGCTGCGCGACCACCTGCCCGAGCCGAAGCGCGAGATCGCCTGGTGGTGGTATCGGTTGGTCGGCACGCGCGTCTATCCGGGCCTCGCGCACGTGCTGCTGTCGCTCGGCTCGCGCGACGGCGCGCGCGTGCGGGAGCGCTGGCGAGCGGTGCGGCAGGGCGCCAGCGCCGCGCGCCGCGACACCCCCGCGCGCAGCCGGCCGCTCGCGGCCGCCTGAGCCCACGCCCGAGCCCACGCCCGAGCCGCCGCGCGCCCCTCGACCATCCGCACCCGGAGCCCTCGCATGACCGCCACGAACGTCCACGTTCATCTGTTCTATGGCGCCGACCCGCGCACCTATCGCCGCGGCGACAACATCGGCTGCCTGTACGGCTATCACCATGCCGAATCGGACGAGTTCGCGATGCACTATTCGCGCGATGCGCGCGAGTCGCGCCTCGTCAGCCTCGCGCGGCGCGCGCTGAAGGCCGCGCTCGGCTTCGACGCGATCCATGCCTGGCGCAATCGCGAGGCGCTGCTGGCGGCCGACGTGATCTGGACCCACACCGAGCAGGAGCACCTGGCCGCCGCGCTGGTGCTGAAGCTGGCCGGCGCGCGCGGCACGCGCGCGCTGCTGCTCGCGCAGAGCGTCTGGCTGCTCGACCGCTGGCCGCGGTTCGGCATGCTGCGGCGCTGGGCCTACCGCAAGCTGCTGGCGCGCGCCGACGTGCTGACCACGCTCGCGCGCGACAACGCCTTGCTGTGCCGCGAATACCTGCAGCGCGACGCGGTGCAGGTCTACTACGGGCTCAACACGCAGGACTTCCCGGTGCGCCGGCCCGAGGCGTGGACGCCGCACCGGCCGCTGCGGATCGCCTCGATCGGCAACGACCGCGACCGCGACTGGGCCACGCTGATCGAGGCGTTCGGCGGCCAGCCGCGCTACGCGGTGAAGCTGGCCACGCGGCGCCGGATTCCGCGCGCGCTGCATCGCGACAACGTCGAGATCGCCTCGGTGTCGGGCATCGCGCGCCAGCGCGAGCTCTACGACTGGGCCGACGTGATCGTGGTGCCGCTGCGGCCCAACCATCACGCCTCGGGCATCACCGTGATGCTGGAAGCGGCGGCGGTGGGCAAGCCGATCATCGTGAGCGACGTGGGCGGGCTCACCGACTATTTCCCGCGCGACTGCGCGGCCTACGTGCCGGCCTTCGACGCGGGCGCGATGCGCGGCGCGGCC
The window above is part of the Burkholderia glumae LMG 2196 = ATCC 33617 genome. Proteins encoded here:
- a CDS encoding glycosyltransferase family 2 protein; the protein is MKLSVLVPTYRRPTDLARCLIALQRQRRAPDEVIVVARADDTATHDCLADPAVRGALPLTVAPIEVPGQVAALNRGLERAAGDVLAITDDDAAPRPDWLERIAAAFAADARLGALGGRDWVHERGRVIDDTRPVVGRVTLSGKLVGNHHLGTGGAREVDMLKGANMIYRRAAIDGLRFDTRLRGAGAQTHNDMAFSMAVKRRGWKLVYDPAVAVDHYPAERFDEDRRDAASRNAIVNAAYNLHLTLRDHLPEPKREIAWWWYRLVGTRVYPGLAHVLLSLGSRDGARVRERWRAVRQGASAARRDTPARSRPLAAA
- a CDS encoding glycosyltransferase, with product MTATNVHVHLFYGADPRTYRRGDNIGCLYGYHHAESDEFAMHYSRDARESRLVSLARRALKAALGFDAIHAWRNREALLAADVIWTHTEQEHLAAALVLKLAGARGTRALLLAQSVWLLDRWPRFGMLRRWAYRKLLARADVLTTLARDNALLCREYLQRDAVQVYYGLNTQDFPVRRPEAWTPHRPLRIASIGNDRDRDWATLIEAFGGQPRYAVKLATRRRIPRALHRDNVEIASVSGIARQRELYDWADVIVVPLRPNHHASGITVMLEAAAVGKPIIVSDVGGLTDYFPRDCAAYVPAFDAGAMRGAADRMVAQPGRALAFARAASMRLVERDLTTRQFAAQHVRITRELLQRRRAPAGAAAPLPLADSRTPSN